The nucleotide sequence AAGCATCTTCATTAGCATGGGGACATTGGATAGAAAAATCAGAAGTACCCTGCAACAAGAAGTACGATACCCCATATGATGAAGTTGACCATAAACAGAAAATATAAGTAATAACCCTGATATCCAATAAGGACTGTAATGAACTGCATGCTCAGAGCTTGTCTGacttcatgaaaaaaaaaaaataggcttCAAGTggtaaaaattaaacaattgaatTCAATAATTacctctttcaattttttatctttaaaagaaTCAATTAGATTCATTACTTCCTCCTCTATGAAAGCTTCAACACACTCCACCAACATCATCTTTGCAGACAACTGGAGTTCATTTTGTACAGTTTCTACTATACATTGCATGTCATCATAAGGTTGACTATTGTCAGATGGTCTCTTCTCTTTAAAAGGGATTCTTTCCACAGTAGAAGAAGACAAACCAACAGATGATTGGATATGGATATCTTGGTCCGTCATCACCAGTCCAAATCCAGGAGGGCAGTCTACCTCACAAACAGAATATTCGTGCTCTTCTTGCAACTGTAAACCAATTGAAACATCATCCAGGCACAATCTTAAAACAAGAACAAACACAACTCAATGCAGCAACACTGACAACTTACAGGTTCATCAATTAGCTTTTCACTCTTCTCAACATTATCCCTAAACAGCATGGCCTGTTCAACAGCAGGATGCATGATCCTAGGATGACCAGACCAACGCTTCCTCTTTCTCCAGGTAGAGCAATATTCTGCAACAGGAGCATAAAAGACGGCATTCCACATGACTTGCATGCAAGAGTCAAAAATTGTTCTGCAAACAACCATACATGCATGCTGAAAGTTTTCTATGCCTCCTACAGATTTGATTTTTGCTGAAGACTCTTTAGGAGTTTCATTTATAAGACATGTCTGGTCAGAGAGTGCTGTTCCACCTCCAGGAGCAACAGAGTTCTTCCTACTGCCAATAATTTCAGACTgttgaagagaaagagtgagagagagaaagagagttaaGTTAACATTCAATACAAATGTGACAGCATCAGTAATCCCTTTGGCATTTGAATACATTACCATTCTTCCATCAGAGCACATGTTGAAAGTCTGATTAGCAGTTTCTAGCTTACGCAGTCTCTGAGCTTTCTTTGAAGCAACAAACTCTGCGATTATGTTGCTGATTATCTCATCTAGCAAAGCTCTGCGAGAAGCTTTGATTATTCCAGAATGAAGTTGGGAAGAAACTTCTTCTGCAATTTCAGACATCAAGTTTAGAGAAGAACCAGTCTCATTGTTTTCGCCATCAGATAAGGGGTTAGTTTCAGGTCTATCAGTTCGCCATGTATTTAGCATAGATAGCAAAGTGAAAGGACCGCACTTATTTTCGGCATGGTATATCTGCACAAGAAATAATCACATAGAAAAAGTAAGAGGCTACATAACAAGCACAGACATCCACCAGTTCACTAAAGGATAAATCAAATAGAGAAAGGTGCTCCTTAAACATGCATTAATAAGTaagatatttttcaaatgaGAGACCATATTAAACAAGTAAAATCACAATGAAAATCCTTCACTACCCTCATATATTACTAGGGAAGCAGAAAAGGGTAGAGGAGGAGGGGGTGCCCAAAATAGTTACATTGAACCATAATATTGGAAGCCTCCAATTTCCATACAGATACAAGTACAGACATAAAGCTCAATGCCTTCCTTTCCAAAACAATGGGACCCTCTTATTTCAACTCAAGATCTTGAACCTTGCATGGGCTCAAGGATATTTTGTCAGCATAGCCCAGGATACACCAAGCCACAGAAGAAATTTATCAAAGGCCAGACTAAATGGCAATGCAATGCCTTTAAGTGtccaatttttaagaaataatgcAATCATCATGTACAACTCTTGAATGTGATCAAGGTGCTACAATGGAGCAATTCAAGCTTCGACTATTTATTCGATTAAGTAAACATGTACACACAGCATGCTGAAGAGgaaggattttcattttttaactagtGACATCCATATCCTCATAGTAAATTCTATCATAATATTAAAGTTCCATAGCTCACCATTGATGAATCGCTAAGATATCCATAATGATGCCAAGAATATAATTCTGCATAAGAATGTGGCCCATGTTTCCTTCCCTCACTATCCTCAAACAACCAACACGATGCTTCACCTGACTGGGATTTAtacattaaaaaagaaagaaaaacaaaaacaaaacaaaaattcaataacCGCATAAATACTGAAAGATGCTTTTCATACAGTGAAGAGAAAAACTAGGGACTCCACTGAAAGAAGAAAACCAATGAAAGTTGCAATACCAGATGTGGATTTGAAGTACTGCAGTTTGCTGCTTCAGTGTTTGGCATTTGCCCGTCAAATCCATAAACACTGTGGCTGACACATGGCTGGGATGCTGACTGCAAATAACCCTTATCCAGAGCAGCAGACTCAACAGTGCCATCTTGTCTGTGTGCAGTCAAATTTGTAGGCCTTATTGTGGCTGAGATGCCAGCACTCAAATATGCAAAACCTGTGGCAACATGGTCCGGGAACTGCTTGAAGTATTTCAACGGTACAGGATTGATTAAATTCCCATTCACTACAGGATACACAGGAAGCTCATCAGGTAAAAAACCAGTAGATAAACCCTCGTATAACTGCTGCTGAATGTAAGGACCACACATTTGCCCTTGTTCATTGATGTACATCCATCCACCAACAAAAGGAGGAGGGGCATATCCAGAGCCACCCCTGTCCTGGTTCAAAGTCCCCCCAATATTACAAGATTGCAGAATATCATCAGTATTGCCATTAGACCGGCAGCTCATCTCCATTGCAGAATATGAACCAACTTGCTCATCAGAATTGCAACAAGATGAGGCCTGAACAATCTCTGAGCTAAAATGGCATCATCAAgaaatatcacaaaaataaaaaagacaaaaaaaaaaataataaagttagaAGATATTAGAACTGGTCATCTTAGAATAACACGAGAGGAATAGACTAATGACATCGGACAGATACAGTACCCATACAATGTACACTCTTGGGTGCTTGGCTGTGAAGGCAAGGCAACATCAAAATTGCCAATACATAAGTGTGACACTGAGTTGTCATGTGCAGAATGCGATACTTTCAGTCTTTTTCtcgataaaaagaaagaagggtCCTTTTCATGGAGATGGATTGTCGAATCAAAGAAGTTAGTTTTTTCACAACAATGTGCTGATGAAACCATGACCTGAATGAGCTCCTCAGAAGCAACTGGATGAAAAATCTGCAAGTAAGAATTTAAGTTATGCACTCAACTCATCACAAAGAACCAAAGTGCAAGAcacattattcttttttttttttttttttttgataaataagcatAGATTGTATTAACAAGAGGCAAAAAAGCCAGAAAGCATACGAGACACATTATTCTTGAAAACCACTATTTATGGTGTTCATACATCAGGAGATGTGgtcattttataaaatgtcCTCAATGAAACCTGTCATCACTTCCTTCCATCTAAAATGGGCTACGGAAATATTTTATGGAAAACACATCCAAGGGAAGACTTTCCTGAAATTTTTACAATCCTTTAAGCTTCTGCCCGTGATTATCTAACAGTGGATCAAGGGGAAGAGTGATTCAATACCTCAAATTGAAAAACCCATTAATCCATTTTTCCCAATGATATTTTGCCTAGAAATATAGTAAGAGCAATCAAACTGTGTCTGATTCGTGTCACAGTTATTACAATTGATAAATAACCAACAAAAACGACCAAAAGACAATAGAAAGATGTTATGCTGTGATATTCGCTCATGAGGCCAACCTTTCATCGATTAACAAGAATCGAGGGTGAAGGAAAGCAGCCAAATAGATTTAATTAACCTCACATTCTGCTCTGATGCCTACAACTAAATATTCAGATGCCTACACCAATTGACGAAGCCTAGAATCAATGCAGAAAAAGGAATCGCTACCTTCAGAAATCAAGTAAAAACCCCGTAGAACAAAGCAAATAATAacctaaaaaacaatttaaaaccaaaatccaCCAATTtcagaattaagtaaaaaacaaaacactCCAAATCAAATTTAGAACAAACACCCAAAAAAAGCCCCTGCTAGAAATATTGACaggaataaaaagaaatttcataatATTCTTACGTTTTCCCGGGACTAGATACATGATCAAAGATGTCTGATCGTCACATAATACGGGGAAAACCCCCAAAATAAAAGTCAATAATAGAGACAACGGAACCCTAGATCTAAATTTAATCAAACAGAACCAgacaaaataaatggaaaaaaaacccCGGTGAAAGGACATTGGGAGATTCGGAGACTACCTCACCGGAGAGATTGGGAAGATTAGGGATATTTCCTAGGACCAAAAAAAGATCTGAAGACTCATTCGAGGGTTACGTTCATATGCTTTTCCCTGCTTTTGGGCCTTTATATATGAGAGTAAGCGCGAAGAGACGACGTAGAACTGTAAATTCGGGCTTGCGGCCCGCCCCAAGGCCCAATATTCAGGTTTCGGGTGGGTCGAGAGGGCTTTTCGATTGGAGAATTAAATGCAGGCCACCTCCGTTCTCTCAAATTCAAGGCCCAAAGTAAGGCTCAATGGACCTCAGGTTCAGTATTCAGGCTTTGACTCCGGGCTTAAATATAGgtctaatttatattttttaattttaagttttatttagatattatttaataaatgggaaaattataatattaattatgaaacttataaaataaactaagataTTTTCAATGTACAAATCAAGACAgcacaataaattttttttgcattatatttattttaaaattttgagttaatAAAACCATATAACGATTTTGATTATCTAAGATATCTCATTGATTTTGTTAGAAATTGAAATCacaagtatttatttttattattttgtttttgtcacGCATCTCAAATAACATACTAAAATAATACacgtaaaaataaaaagataaataaataaaagtgtaGTGGCAAAGGTCATAAaggaaattttatatttgatttgtaaGCTAAGCAAGTTGCCTAGTTTGGGTTGAATTAACAAGTTGGGCTTCAAATCAAATCCGATTCCAAcctataaaatttcaaataaactttgAGTTTTAgactaaaaatttttatttctttgtttttgttatacATTTCGAATAACATACTAAAGaataatacatattaaaaacatagaaataaaaGTGTGGTGGCAAAGATCATAAAAGGggattttatatttgatttacaaGCTAAGCGGGTCGAGCCTAGTTTGGGCCGAATTGAGAAGTCAGGCTTTGAATTAATTCTAATTCCAAcatagaaaatttcaaacaaacttcGAGTTTGGACCTTTTGGGCTTGAGGGTGGGGtggttttgattgtttttcttttttcaggtTACATCcctgtttcttttttttctttctttctttttttgtcatCTTTTGGTGTTGGAATTTGGCTCTCTTCTAATGCATGCACTCTTGGATTACTGTTGTTGATGACTTAACCTTGCTTCCAAGGGGGAATATGTCAATGAGACTATGATTTCTTATTGCCCTTTTTATGTTGACAAAGCATGTTTGTCATAGGAATGACCTTACTTGAAAAGGATCTATATTCCATAGGATTGTATTTGTGTATCCTTGAGCTCTTTCAAGATGGGAATATAATGAGTTTGGTGATAAGGATCCATTCTACAAGATTGTATAGATGCATCCTTGAGTTCCTTGGAGATGGAAATAGAAAGAGTTTTGTGAGCTTCTTTCACTTGTAGTGATGGCATTCTACCATCTAGTTTATGATTTTTCGAACATGATTTTGAGGAATTTGACTTTTCATTTTGTAGAGTGTACAGTAATTGGTGaacttttggaaattattttgtttgtttatcaTCACCTTCTAACTCTTAGCATCatcttataattaaaaatagttagtGTTCAATTAGTGTAGGTAAAAAATGTAAACTTGTTTTAAGAATCATCATTAAGATAATTCATTCTTACAACTTAAAAGCGGCATTATTACATTCCAACATTTCGCTCATGTAGGTCAAACTTATAACCTTAGGCTTTCAAATCACTTGTGATATCAAAACTTTAATCGACTTCTCAAAAAATCAATTAGTATTCAATGATGGTAGGTCTAgtcttttattatattcaacATCATACCTCATCAGCCTAATTCATCCAATAGTTAAGAGTGACATTGTTGCAATTGAATAACATCATTTGATTTGCCCTAaatgttgttcatgtcatccttTTACATGTTGTATGGTTTGattacctttcttttttttccattttgaacTTGTTATAATAGAATAAAATGGAAACTTTGAGATAAGAGTCACCCAAAAGTTGATTGAAAATTCTTATTCTACCTCTTATTTATGGTTTCAATCCATACATGTTAGTTGTGTGGAGACAAACCCAAgttgaaattttgtattttttttaactgcaattttattttaaaaaattttaaattatttaaaattttcttactgtgattaaaaaattatgatattttatttttctaataatacaaatatttatatatttttttgccaTGAAAATTTTTCTTGTGATGTTGGTTTGTTAACACTTAACATGATctttttgtaattgttttttaaaaacttattgccataagaaaaaaattatatctttgctctttttaatatatagtaataatacaataaatttaaataattttaataaaaatacttataataaAGATAATTGAAGCAAAGCCTTCCAAGTGAGGACATATTCTAAAATCTATTTTGATTGAGATGCATTAACTAGAAGGATTGCATGCATATTCTTTCAAACACACGTATCTTTTACAATAACTTATTGAACttacatttttcttaaatttaacccgatgttttctaaaaattaaagaaataatgataGTGGATTCTTCTATTCGTTTTGCATtcaaaaagagattttttaaaaaatatctttgtaaaaaggaaattagttgatcataCAATCAATTGATTCAATGTCTCTTTTAGAAAAACTCAAACTATTGAAGTTGAAGACACCTTAACTGAGTGCCAATTGAGATCAACTTGAACTGATCAAGGTGGGATTTGTGTTTCTTATAAAATtcaattacatatatttttgttattttaatccTTGATCATAGCCTTTTGTGTCTTCTtctcactttattttattttatgtcttttataattaacttaatttttgttatcTGTATCATATTTTGTTGTATTCCATAGATTTGATTCGCTTGACTTCACATCCTCGGCAAATATGCCTTTTACATGGCCCTACCTCGTTTTATTATTAAAGAGATAACTAAAGAGTTATCAGCAAAAGGGCCCATCGGACAAGCACTCAAAGAGCACTACCACATTTTGTCGTCAAAGAGATAACTTTAAAGAGTCATTAGCAAAGGGGCTCATGGGACCAAGCActtaaaatagtaatttttattaacaaaaagaTGTGAGATTAGGACTATATTTTGATCATCGGAGATCAAATTAGTTTAAAGTTGAAATCCAAATAACATGAATTAACCAAGAATGGACCCAAAGTGATTTAACTATTCCTGTCAATGTTAGTATGTTTTTTTCAAGATTAATTTATGATCAAGATACCATGAATCAAGAATTAAGGATAGAAGCATCTCTAAGAAGAATTTTTATAGGCATCAAAAAAGTACTACCAATCGTGTGATATATTGTTTATActttaatctcatttatttatatcatccTACAGTCTAAATCAAAATGGGGAAATTCGATAAATACGAATTTATCACCTTAAtacttttctttaaattataaaattaatctaAACTAAACTTTTTAAGATACTAGAGTCACGTCTATCAATATGCCcaaattttattcattcatatcattatACCTcgacattatttatttatacgaTTATCCAACAACCTAAATTTCATATAATTCAGAGATTCGGATGAGAGAATTGAGTAGGTATAGATTCGATAccttactattttcttttacattacACAAAGCTAACGTAAACTTTTGAGTTGACATTATAAAAATCTTCAATCAGATGTAACCCTCTGGAAGGTGTCAATCCACTTGCTTTTTCAAGTGTTCTTTCAAAGTCTGGTCTATTTCTCTTTTGGAATCAATATTCATTGGAAGCTTATCAAAGATTCCAATGAACTTGGCTTTGCAGCAGCCACAGATAATGGAGGAGGAGGTTGAAAGTGGAGCATAAAGGCAATC is from Vitis riparia cultivar Riparia Gloire de Montpellier isolate 1030 chromosome 10, EGFV_Vit.rip_1.0, whole genome shotgun sequence and encodes:
- the LOC117923530 gene encoding histone-lysine N-methyltransferase ATXR7 isoform X1 translates to MVSSAHCCEKTNFFDSTIHLHEKDPSFFLSRKRLKVSHSAHDNSVSHLCIGNFDVALPSQPSTQECTLYGSEIVQASSCCNSDEQVGSYSAMEMSCRSNGNTDDILQSCNIGGTLNQDRGGSGYAPPPFVGGWMYINEQGQMCGPYIQQQLYEGLSTGFLPDELPVYPVVNGNLINPVPLKYFKQFPDHVATGFAYLSAGISATIRPTNLTAHRQDGTVESAALDKGYLQSASQPCVSHSVYGFDGQMPNTEAANCSTSNPHLSGEASCWLFEDSEGRKHGPHSYAELYSWHHYGYLSDSSMIYHAENKCGPFTLLSMLNTWRTDRPETNPLSDGENNETGSSLNLMSEIAEEVSSQLHSGIIKASRRALLDEIISNIIAEFVASKKAQRLRKLETANQTFNMCSDGRMSEIIGSRKNSVAPGGGTALSDQTCLINETPKESSAKIKSVGGIENFQHACMVVCRTIFDSCMQVMWNAVFYAPVAEYCSTWRKRKRWSGHPRIMHPAVEQAMLFRDNVEKSEKLIDEPLQEEHEYSVCEVDCPPGFGLVMTDQDIHIQSSVGLSSSTVERIPFKEKRPSDNSQPYDDMQCIVETVQNELQLSAKMMLVECVEAFIEEEVMNLIDSFKDKKLKEGTSDFSIQCPHANEDASSDMVSGLRMESNVAEMILSVDSCTPQQSPTDFHLPNNASVSVSEHFMSKLNKLCTTDDVVDDQDIDEPPPPGFEYNSRTFVPSQICRFRPSSSDECTPIIGEYVALALCRQRLHEDVLQEWKDLLVEGTLDQFFASWWTSKQRCDSTGCEEGVSNSNKEKPCDSSAASDQRRERTKDRHSLGSPELSLVIGKYTYYRKKKLVRKKIGSLSHAAASVDSGSQDQLMEKSRKQDVPGDVSEITEVEMGILKRRKIGLNTCHAEDNSLQAIVPSTLPGDSSSVRIKPNRRSTKCAHVVRNGEVIEDDLACGREEASPFAEDCDFVDKVVNSNGNGHDVGNLKELAGDGSKKTKSTKVSKKKRKDLKDVPSSRSAKVLKPANGAAKQDTGRQVAVHKSKFSKSKTLNPCLRSVGCARSSINGWDWRNWSLNASPTERARVRGIHKAQFACDQYFRSEVVSSQLSNVKGLSARTNRVKMRNLLAAAEGADLLKATQLKARKKRLRFQRSKIHDWGLVALEPIEAEDFVIEYVGELIRPRISDIRERLYEKMGIGSSYLFRLDDGYVVDATKRGGIARFINHSCEPNCYTKVISVEGEKKIFIYAKRQITAGEEITYNYKFPLEEKKIPCNCGSKRCRGSLN
- the LOC117923530 gene encoding histone-lysine N-methyltransferase ATXR7 isoform X2, producing MVSSAHCCEKTNFFDSTIHLHEKDPSFFLSRKRLKVSHSAHDNSVSHLCIGNFDVALPSQPSTQECTFSEIVQASSCCNSDEQVGSYSAMEMSCRSNGNTDDILQSCNIGGTLNQDRGGSGYAPPPFVGGWMYINEQGQMCGPYIQQQLYEGLSTGFLPDELPVYPVVNGNLINPVPLKYFKQFPDHVATGFAYLSAGISATIRPTNLTAHRQDGTVESAALDKGYLQSASQPCVSHSVYGFDGQMPNTEAANCSTSNPHLSGEASCWLFEDSEGRKHGPHSYAELYSWHHYGYLSDSSMIYHAENKCGPFTLLSMLNTWRTDRPETNPLSDGENNETGSSLNLMSEIAEEVSSQLHSGIIKASRRALLDEIISNIIAEFVASKKAQRLRKLETANQTFNMCSDGRMSEIIGSRKNSVAPGGGTALSDQTCLINETPKESSAKIKSVGGIENFQHACMVVCRTIFDSCMQVMWNAVFYAPVAEYCSTWRKRKRWSGHPRIMHPAVEQAMLFRDNVEKSEKLIDEPLQEEHEYSVCEVDCPPGFGLVMTDQDIHIQSSVGLSSSTVERIPFKEKRPSDNSQPYDDMQCIVETVQNELQLSAKMMLVECVEAFIEEEVMNLIDSFKDKKLKEGTSDFSIQCPHANEDASSDMVSGLRMESNVAEMILSVDSCTPQQSPTDFHLPNNASVSVSEHFMSKLNKLCTTDDVVDDQDIDEPPPPGFEYNSRTFVPSQICRFRPSSSDECTPIIGEYVALALCRQRLHEDVLQEWKDLLVEGTLDQFFASWWTSKQRCDSTGCEEGVSNSNKEKPCDSSAASDQRRERTKDRHSLGSPELSLVIGKYTYYRKKKLVRKKIGSLSHAAASVDSGSQDQLMEKSRKQDVPGDVSEITEVEMGILKRRKIGLNTCHAEDNSLQAIVPSTLPGDSSSVRIKPNRRSTKCAHVVRNGEVIEDDLACGREEASPFAEDCDFVDKVVNSNGNGHDVGNLKELAGDGSKKTKSTKVSKKKRKDLKDVPSSRSAKVLKPANGAAKQDTGRQVAVHKSKFSKSKTLNPCLRSVGCARSSINGWDWRNWSLNASPTERARVRGIHKAQFACDQYFRSEVVSSQLSNVKGLSARTNRVKMRNLLAAAEGADLLKATQLKARKKRLRFQRSKIHDWGLVALEPIEAEDFVIEYVGELIRPRISDIRERLYEKMGIGSSYLFRLDDGYVVDATKRGGIARFINHSCEPNCYTKVISVEGEKKIFIYAKRQITAGEEITYNYKFPLEEKKIPCNCGSKRCRGSLN